GACACCGAGGAATGTCAATTGCTCCAACACTCTCTTACGCAGAACGATGGAGTTCTCGCCTACACCTGCTGTAAATGCAATTACGTCTACCCCGTTCATTGCGGCAGCATACGATCCAATGTATTTGCGCAGACGGTATTCATACATTTCAAATGCCAATGTAGAATTAGCTTCGCCTTTTTCCATACCTTCTGTGATTTCACGCATGTCACTGCTGATACCGGAGATAGCTAAAAGTCCACTATGCTTGTTCAGCATGGAATTGACTTCATTGACAGTCAATTCTTCTTTGTTCATGACATAAGGTACGATTGCTGGGTCCAAATCACCACTACGAGTACCCATCATAAGGCCTTCCAGTGGAGTCATCCCCATGGAAGTATCAACAGACAAACCGCCTTGAACTGCTGTTATACTACCACCATTACCGATATGACAAGTGATAATCTTCAGGTCTTCCAAAGGACGACCAAGGAATTTGGCTGCTTCCTTACTCACAAAGTCATGGGAAGTACCGTGGGCACCGTAACGACGAACCTTGTACTTATTGTACAACACTCTTGGAATGGCGTACATATAAGCTTTTTCAGGCATGGTTTGATGGAACGAGGTATCGAATACTACAACCTGCGGTACATCTGGCATATTCAATTCAGCCGCTTTAATCCCCATCATGGAAGCAGGGTTATGCAGTGGCGCCAGGTCAAACAAGCGGCGGATTTCACTCTTCGCTTCAGGCGTTACAACTGCTGACTGTTTAAAGATTTCGCCTCCATGAACCACACGGTGGCCCACAGCCTGAATTTCGCTAGTACTGGAGATTACACCATGTTCAGCATCTGTGAGTGCGTTTAGCACTTTACGGATGGCTGTAGTATGTTCCAAAATTTCGCTAACTTCGGTGTATTCTTCTTTATTGGTTGGCTTATGCGTCAGAATGGAGGAATCCATACCGATACGCTCTACCAGTCCCTTTGCCAAAACGGACTCGTCCGTCATATCATACAATTGGTATTTCAGAGAAGAACTCCCTGCATTGATTACGAGAATTTTCATATCCGGTCACCATCCTTGTCGTACTTAAAGAAGCCTTCGCCCGATTTCACGCCCAGATTACCTGCACGCACCATTTTCTTCAGTACGATGGACGGACGATATTTCAATTCACCAAATTCACGGAACATACGCTCCAGAGCAGCCAAAACGGAATCCAGACCAAAGCGGTCAGCCATTTCCAAAGGACCGTTTTGGAAGTTATAGCCGATTCGCATAGCGTCATCGATATCATCAGCGGAAGCCACGCCTTCTTGAAGTACATGGGCCGCTTCGTTAATCAGCAGACAGATAATCCGGCTTGTTACGAATCCAGGAGATTCATAAATCATGACTCCTTTTTTCTCCACTATTTCTTCCACGAACATCTTAGTGTTTTCAAAGGTATCATCCGAAGTTTTTAAACCACGAATAATTTCTACGAGATCAATACGGGATACTGGATAAATAAAGTGCATACCAATAACACGCTCTGGATACTTGGTCGAGCTGGCAAGCTCGGTCAGGCTCAGCGTGGATGTATTACTTGCAAGAATAATATTGTTTGGACACACATGGTCCAGCTCTTGGAACACTGCTTTCTTCTCGTCCAGATTCTCTGTAATAGTCTCAATGACCATATCACAGCTGCCGAGCTCCGCTAAATGGGATACTTTCTGAATGCGGGATAAGATCAATTTTTTCTCAGCTTGAGTAATTGCCCATTTTTCCAGTTGTTTGTCCAGACTCGTTTCAATCATATTGTAGGCGTAGTCTAGTTTCTCTGGTGTCTGCTCTACCAGCAGCACATCGATTCCTTTGGACGCGAGCATTTCAGAAATCCCCTGTCCCATGGTGCCGCCGCCGATGACGCCGATTTTTTTAAATTGCATGATTCTTAACTCCACCCTTTCCTGGTCACTCTCATATATTGTATCCTTCTTTGTCGAAAAATACATGTTTATGTCCCAATAGATAATAATATCTTAGCACGGACTAAAAGTAAAAAAAAATAACCAGCATAAAAAATTATGCTGGTAATAAAGCATTTTCACTAAATTGACATCTAAATTGGTCTCCAGACAAAGTTTCCTCCTTCATTAGGATGTCAAGTGAGTTGTCGAACACAGGACGATGCTTTTCCAGCAGTTCCAAAGTTCGGGTATGCAGGTCAGCCATAATCTCGCCATTTTCCCGCATGAGTTCTTCTTTCGTTACCATTTCCATGTTAATAATGCCAAGTGAAGTCAAACCGGAAGTCATCATCGTATGGACGATGTTCAGCGCCTGCTCAAAATCATTACTAGAGCCGGTACTTCGACCGCCATAGTACATTTCTTCTGCCGTAGCCCCTGCGAGCGAGATCATAATCTGCTCCTCCAGATACTGCTTGGTGTATAAATAATGCTCTTGCTGTGGATTGTGGCGCACATACCCAAGCGCTTTCCCACGTGGGCTAAGTGCAACCTGGCTTACGCTACCAGGACGAACAATTTCGGCCATAATAGCATGTCCCAGTTCATGGATCGCTACACGTTTTTTCTCTTCCAAGGTCGATTCTCGATCTGTCTTTTCACCCATCATCACTTTGTCAATTGCCATCGACAGATGTTTCTGTGCAATCATTTTCTGATCCTGTCTCATCGCATAGATTGCCGCTTCATTCATTACGCTCTCCAGCTGTGCGCCAGAAAACCCATAAGATTCCTCAGCAATTTTATCCAGATTCGCATCTTCCTGAATCGGTTTGTTTTTGGCATGAATTTTAAGAATATGAAGACGGCCCTTCTTATCAGGCAAATCCACTTGAATATGACGGTCAAAACGCCCTGGACGCGTTAAGGCGCTGTCCAGCATTTCTTTACGGTTTGTTGCCGCAATGATCAAAATCCGCGGTGTATCTACCGAGTAAATACCATCCATTTCTGTCAGCAACTGATTCAAAGTCTGATCATATTCTCGTTGCTGTCCACCCTCACGTTTACCACCAATTACGTCGATTTCGTCAATAAAAATAATTGCATTTTCCTTCTTTTCCTTGGCTGCACGAG
The Paenibacillus peoriae DNA segment above includes these coding regions:
- a CDS encoding acetate/propionate family kinase, giving the protein MKILVINAGSSSLKYQLYDMTDESVLAKGLVERIGMDSSILTHKPTNKEEYTEVSEILEHTTAIRKVLNALTDAEHGVISSTSEIQAVGHRVVHGGEIFKQSAVVTPEAKSEIRRLFDLAPLHNPASMMGIKAAELNMPDVPQVVVFDTSFHQTMPEKAYMYAIPRVLYNKYKVRRYGAHGTSHDFVSKEAAKFLGRPLEDLKIITCHIGNGGSITAVQGGLSVDTSMGMTPLEGLMMGTRSGDLDPAIVPYVMNKEELTVNEVNSMLNKHSGLLAISGISSDMREITEGMEKGEANSTLAFEMYEYRLRKYIGSYAAAMNGVDVIAFTAGVGENSIVLRKRVLEQLTFLGVELDESLNAIRSGEPRRITTANSKVEVLIIPTNEELVIARDTFRLVQ
- a CDS encoding 3-hydroxyacyl-CoA dehydrogenase family protein — protein: MQFKKIGVIGGGTMGQGISEMLASKGIDVLLVEQTPEKLDYAYNMIETSLDKQLEKWAITQAEKKLILSRIQKVSHLAELGSCDMVIETITENLDEKKAVFQELDHVCPNNIILASNTSTLSLTELASSTKYPERVIGMHFIYPVSRIDLVEIIRGLKTSDDTFENTKMFVEEIVEKKGVMIYESPGFVTSRIICLLINEAAHVLQEGVASADDIDDAMRIGYNFQNGPLEMADRFGLDSVLAALERMFREFGELKYRPSIVLKKMVRAGNLGVKSGEGFFKYDKDGDRI
- a CDS encoding AAA family ATPase yields the protein MPRWIKEILIGIVPVTIIFLVFIGVNIIPLLVAGVMFSGLLMLMHARGGLAVGAGQERKRKKNGPDKLTFEEIGGQESAKQELREALDFLNRHDEISKFGIRPLKGVLLTGPPGTGKTLMAKAAAHYTNSVFVAASGSEFVEMYVGVGAGRVRELFREARTRAAKEKKENAIIFIDEIDVIGGKREGGQQREYDQTLNQLLTEMDGIYSVDTPRILIIAATNRKEMLDSALTRPGRFDRHIQVDLPDKKGRLHILKIHAKNKPIQEDANLDKIAEESYGFSGAQLESVMNEAAIYAMRQDQKMIAQKHLSMAIDKVMMGEKTDRESTLEEKKRVAIHELGHAIMAEIVRPGSVSQVALSPRGKALGYVRHNPQQEHYLYTKQYLEEQIMISLAGATAEEMYYGGRSTGSSNDFEQALNIVHTMMTSGLTSLGIINMEMVTKEELMRENGEIMADLHTRTLELLEKHRPVFDNSLDILMKEETLSGDQFRCQFSENALLPA